A stretch of Pseudoclavibacter chungangensis DNA encodes these proteins:
- a CDS encoding MFS transporter, protein MPEPAAPDGRGADERESLEGTGAVPVVPGATRGPVDVPIAPRATSARGPAEPTVTERIPPEIWTLLVATFFMAIGFGLIVPVLPQYANSFGVGATLVAVVVSAFAFMRFVSAPLGGSLVNRLGERPVYVVGMLLVAASTFATAFAEAYWQLLLFRGLGGIGSVMFSIAASGLLVRYAPPSLRGRVSALWGGMFLVGNITGPLFGGLLGQFGMRVPFLVYAATLVVSALIVAVFLRPGAVRGAGGPAASAPPRRLAEALRVPAYRAALVGGIANGWANFGVRSAVVPLFVAAVVSSEPWIAGLVVAVTAVGNVLALQWSGRAADRIGRRPLMLWGTGIAVVAMLVLVFTGDLVTLLVSGFVAGIGAGIAAPAQQAVVADVVGYGRSGGQVLSTFQMAQDFGTIVGPVVTGLVIDALGYGWGFGVAAAVLFLSFLMWFPARETLQKPDAR, encoded by the coding sequence ATGCCTGAGCCCGCCGCTCCGGACGGGCGCGGCGCGGACGAACGCGAGAGTCTCGAGGGCACCGGCGCGGTCCCCGTCGTCCCCGGGGCCACGCGTGGCCCCGTCGACGTCCCGATCGCGCCCCGCGCGACCTCGGCGCGGGGTCCCGCCGAGCCGACCGTGACCGAACGGATTCCGCCCGAGATCTGGACGCTCCTCGTCGCGACGTTCTTCATGGCGATCGGTTTCGGGCTCATCGTGCCCGTCCTGCCGCAGTACGCGAACAGTTTCGGCGTGGGGGCCACCCTCGTCGCCGTCGTCGTGAGCGCGTTCGCGTTCATGCGATTCGTGAGCGCCCCGCTCGGCGGCTCGCTCGTGAACCGGCTCGGCGAACGCCCCGTCTACGTCGTCGGCATGCTGCTCGTGGCGGCGTCGACGTTCGCGACCGCGTTCGCGGAGGCCTACTGGCAACTGCTGCTGTTCCGGGGGCTCGGTGGCATCGGCTCGGTCATGTTCTCGATCGCCGCGTCGGGCTTGCTCGTCCGCTACGCACCTCCCTCGCTCCGGGGCCGGGTTTCCGCCCTCTGGGGCGGCATGTTCCTCGTCGGGAACATCACGGGGCCGCTGTTCGGCGGTCTGCTCGGACAGTTCGGCATGCGGGTGCCGTTCCTCGTGTATGCGGCGACGCTCGTCGTCTCGGCGCTCATCGTCGCCGTCTTCCTCCGCCCGGGCGCGGTGCGCGGAGCGGGCGGCCCGGCCGCGTCGGCGCCCCCACGGCGCCTCGCGGAGGCCCTGCGGGTACCCGCCTATCGCGCCGCGCTCGTCGGTGGCATCGCGAACGGCTGGGCGAACTTCGGCGTGCGCAGTGCCGTGGTGCCGCTGTTCGTCGCGGCGGTCGTGAGCAGCGAGCCGTGGATCGCGGGGCTCGTCGTCGCCGTGACCGCGGTCGGCAACGTCCTCGCGCTGCAGTGGTCGGGGCGTGCCGCGGACCGGATCGGACGCCGGCCGCTCATGCTCTGGGGAACGGGGATCGCGGTCGTCGCGATGCTCGTGCTCGTGTTCACCGGCGACCTCGTCACGCTTCTCGTGAGCGGATTCGTCGCGGGCATCGGTGCCGGTATCGCGGCGCCGGCACAGCAGGCGGTCGTGGCGGACGTCGTCGGCTACGGACGCTCCGGCGGACAGGTGCTCTCGACGTTCCAGATGGCGCAGGACTTTGGCACGATCGTGGGCCCCGTCGTGACCGGGCTCGTCATCGACGCACTCGGCTACGGGTGGGGATTCGGCGTCGCTGCCGCCGTGCTCTTCCTGTCGTTCCTCATGTGGTTCCCCGCGCGCGAGACGCTCCAGAAGCCCGACGCGCGCTGA
- the mscL gene encoding large conductance mechanosensitive channel protein MscL has translation MKGFKDFILRGNVIDLAVAVVIGAAFTAIVNGLVDGIFNPVISAIFNADEISKATIQIGSVNLGVGLVIAAVIQFLLIAAVVYFALILPMNKFKEAAYVRKHGHPEPEAAAEVTDVELLTQIRDLLKAQQSR, from the coding sequence ATGAAGGGCTTCAAGGACTTCATCCTGCGCGGCAACGTGATCGACCTCGCGGTCGCCGTCGTCATCGGCGCAGCATTCACCGCGATCGTCAACGGACTCGTCGACGGCATCTTCAACCCCGTCATCTCCGCGATCTTCAACGCGGACGAGATCTCCAAGGCGACGATCCAGATCGGTAGCGTCAACCTCGGCGTCGGCCTCGTCATCGCCGCGGTCATCCAGTTCCTCCTCATCGCCGCGGTCGTCTACTTCGCCCTCATCCTCCCGATGAACAAGTTCAAGGAGGCGGCGTACGTGCGCAAGCACGGCCACCCGGAGCCCGAGGCGGCCGCCGAGGTCACCGACGTGGAGCTGCTCACCCAGATCCGCGACCTCCTGAAGGCACAACAGTCGCGCTGA
- a CDS encoding FmdB family zinc ribbon protein: MPTYSYRCPSCGNAFDIHQSFTDDALTVCDRCGGALRKVFSPVGIAFKGSGFYRTDSVASASPKTDGASGGSQDSAPASSPAPASTPAPTPAAPSATGSSTN, from the coding sequence ATGCCCACATATTCGTACCGTTGCCCCTCGTGCGGCAATGCCTTCGATATCCATCAGTCGTTCACCGACGACGCCCTGACCGTGTGCGACCGCTGCGGTGGTGCCCTGCGGAAGGTGTTCAGCCCCGTCGGCATCGCGTTCAAGGGCTCCGGCTTCTATCGCACGGATTCGGTCGCCTCGGCGTCGCCGAAGACCGACGGTGCATCCGGCGGTTCGCAGGACTCGGCGCCCGCGAGCTCACCGGCTCCTGCGTCGACCCCGGCCCCGACACCGGCGGCGCCGAGCGCCACCGGCAGTTCCACCAACTGA
- a CDS encoding 5-formyltetrahydrofolate cyclo-ligase, with protein sequence MDEHAERKRSIRARIRRTRRDRTAHERSDADRRIAEAALKLVTALDARVVAAYLSSADEPGTRALLALAAAEGIRVLLPVAAPDGSLDWVDADGAAERTGALGVPEPVGRTLGAAALAQAELVLVPAAAVDRRGVRLGWGRGYYDRALASLRARPHVFAVIHDDELLDEVPAEAHDVPVDGVVRPAGVTHFG encoded by the coding sequence ATGGACGAGCACGCGGAGCGCAAGCGGTCCATCCGCGCACGCATCCGACGCACACGACGCGACCGCACCGCCCACGAGCGGTCGGATGCGGACCGCCGTATCGCGGAGGCCGCGCTCAAACTCGTCACCGCCCTCGACGCCCGTGTCGTCGCGGCCTACCTCTCGTCCGCCGACGAACCCGGCACCCGCGCGCTCCTGGCGCTCGCCGCTGCCGAGGGCATCCGCGTGTTGCTGCCCGTTGCCGCGCCCGACGGATCGCTCGACTGGGTGGACGCGGACGGTGCGGCCGAGCGAACGGGCGCGCTCGGTGTCCCCGAGCCCGTCGGTCGGACGCTCGGGGCCGCCGCGCTCGCGCAGGCCGAGCTCGTCCTCGTGCCCGCCGCCGCGGTCGATCGACGCGGCGTGCGACTCGGCTGGGGCCGCGGGTACTACGACCGAGCGCTCGCATCGCTGCGAGCGCGGCCGCACGTCTTCGCCGTCATCCACGACGACGAACTGCTCGACGAGGTGCCCGCGGAAGCGCATGACGTTCCCGTCGACGGCGTCGTCCGCCCCGCTGGTGTCACCCACTTCGGCTGA
- the galU gene encoding UTP--glucose-1-phosphate uridylyltransferase GalU has translation MHARPRKAVIPAAGLGTRFLPATKAMPKEMLPVVDRPAIQYVVEEAAAAGLRDVLMITGRNKTTLENHFDRVAELETMLEDREQHEKLALVREATELADLHYLRQGAPLGLGHAVLRAKKHVGAEAFAVLLGDDLIVDDGVLLRRMLDVHERTGSSVVALGEVPRERVNSYGVVAYEPGDEPDLVRVTRLVEKPDPADAPSNLVILGRYVLRPEVFDVLERTGPGRGGEIQLTDALSELAASSDAGGVIGVVHSGRRFDTGNRLDYAKAVIELALANEELGPALRAWLPGFVAGLEAGD, from the coding sequence ATGCATGCGCGACCGCGGAAAGCCGTCATCCCCGCCGCCGGCCTCGGGACGAGGTTCCTCCCGGCGACGAAGGCCATGCCGAAGGAGATGCTCCCGGTCGTCGACCGGCCGGCGATCCAGTACGTCGTCGAGGAGGCGGCGGCAGCGGGGCTGCGCGACGTGCTCATGATCACGGGGCGCAACAAGACGACGCTCGAGAACCACTTCGATCGGGTCGCCGAACTCGAGACCATGCTCGAGGACCGCGAGCAGCACGAGAAGCTCGCGCTCGTGCGCGAGGCAACGGAACTCGCCGACCTCCACTACCTCCGCCAGGGCGCCCCGCTCGGACTCGGACACGCCGTCCTGCGTGCGAAGAAGCACGTCGGGGCCGAGGCGTTCGCCGTGCTGCTGGGGGACGACCTCATCGTCGACGACGGTGTGCTGCTCCGCCGCATGCTCGATGTCCACGAGCGCACCGGCTCGTCGGTCGTCGCGCTCGGCGAGGTGCCGCGCGAGCGCGTCAACTCCTACGGGGTCGTCGCCTACGAGCCCGGAGACGAACCGGACCTCGTGCGCGTGACGCGCCTCGTCGAGAAGCCGGACCCGGCCGACGCGCCCTCCAACCTCGTGATCCTGGGCCGCTACGTGCTGCGCCCCGAGGTGTTCGACGTGCTCGAACGCACCGGGCCCGGTCGCGGTGGCGAGATCCAGCTCACCGACGCACTCTCCGAGCTCGCGGCCTCGAGTGACGCCGGTGGCGTGATCGGTGTCGTGCACTCGGGACGACGCTTCGACACGGGAAACCGGCTCGACTACGCGAAGGCGGTCATCGAGCTCGCGCTCGCGAACGAGGAGCTCGGTCCCGCGCTGCGTGCCTGGCTGCCGGGCTTCGTGGCCGGGCTGGAGGCCGGTGACTGA
- a CDS encoding GNAT family N-acetyltransferase, with protein sequence MAVIPTLTDAGVVVRGIRTRDARELESQLLANRQWLQPWEATNPDGTGRWDVRGSIRSLLQQANDRTALPFVIEVDGRLVGQLTVSGMAYGALSSATLGYWVAQAAAGRGVATIATALATDHCLMQLGMHRMEICIRPENDRSLRVVQKLGFRYEGLRRRYIHIDGDWRDHFCFAVVREEVPFGVLARWRAGDADPSLAEVTAHDVELSHHPMTRGSR encoded by the coding sequence ATGGCGGTCATCCCGACCCTCACCGACGCCGGTGTGGTGGTCCGCGGGATCCGCACGCGCGACGCTCGTGAACTCGAGTCGCAACTGCTCGCGAACCGCCAGTGGTTGCAACCGTGGGAGGCGACGAATCCCGACGGAACCGGACGCTGGGACGTGCGGGGGAGCATTCGCTCCCTGCTGCAGCAGGCGAACGACCGGACCGCGCTCCCGTTCGTGATCGAGGTCGACGGTCGGCTCGTGGGGCAGCTCACCGTCTCCGGCATGGCGTACGGCGCGCTGTCGTCGGCGACGCTCGGCTACTGGGTCGCGCAGGCGGCGGCCGGACGGGGGGTCGCGACGATCGCGACGGCGCTCGCGACGGATCACTGCCTCATGCAACTCGGCATGCACCGCATGGAGATCTGCATCAGGCCCGAGAACGACCGCTCGCTGCGTGTCGTGCAGAAACTCGGGTTCCGGTACGAGGGGCTCCGGCGTCGGTACATCCACATCGACGGTGATTGGCGCGATCACTTCTGCTTCGCGGTCGTGCGCGAGGAGGTGCCCTTCGGAGTGCTCGCCCGATGGCGTGCGGGGGATGCCGACCCGAGTCTCGCGGAGGTCACGGCTCATGACGTCGAACTCTCGCATCACCCGATGACGCGCGGCTCGCGCTGA
- a CDS encoding transposase, with protein sequence MGRPPVIPVEKKTRIVLSVLAGEMTIAEAAGREKVSEQSIGRWKADFLEAGKTGLAAGKSGPSSREQQLEAEVEELTQALGEAAVEIRVWKKSAEGRLGPSRTSR encoded by the coding sequence ATGGGTAGACCACCAGTGATTCCGGTGGAGAAGAAGACGAGGATCGTGCTCAGCGTCCTCGCCGGCGAGATGACGATCGCCGAGGCAGCGGGGCGTGAGAAGGTCAGCGAGCAGTCGATCGGCCGATGGAAGGCGGACTTCCTCGAGGCCGGGAAGACTGGTCTGGCCGCGGGCAAGTCCGGTCCGTCGTCGCGGGAGCAGCAGCTCGAGGCGGAGGTCGAGGAGTTGACACAGGCACTCGGCGAGGCGGCGGTCGAGATCCGGGTGTGGAAGAAGTCTGCGGAGGGCCGGTTGGGCCCTTCGAGGACCTCGAGGTGA
- a CDS encoding integrase core domain-containing protein produces the protein MIRVEAGMSTSRFVKLIDMPERTWRRWQAKAKQEQPPKGPWPQPARDAARDLVTKHALAKPAWGHRKIWALTRHDGHKVSQATVLRLLRDGGLILPSEYQKQRRQLAKDRKAAFAKNPTGPNQVWQLDFSEFETTQGGIWRIAGCRDWFSKLEHPFHVSPTANQHDAIAAIELALADYEAMFGHPLVDECHIDEETGEVLPVLTIVTDNGGPFRSLNFELFIMRHPELRHVRTRVRTPGQNGSRERGFGTLKYERLFLDEIPDALTLVERAEDYRIEYNTERPHEAISWNRPLEVHLGLADPAIPTFETEEILPTT, from the coding sequence GTGATCCGCGTCGAGGCGGGCATGTCGACTTCGAGGTTCGTGAAGCTGATCGACATGCCCGAACGCACCTGGCGGCGCTGGCAGGCCAAGGCGAAGCAGGAGCAGCCACCGAAGGGGCCGTGGCCGCAGCCCGCGCGGGACGCCGCCCGGGATCTGGTGACCAAGCACGCGCTGGCGAAGCCGGCGTGGGGACACCGGAAGATCTGGGCGCTGACCCGCCACGACGGGCACAAGGTGTCGCAGGCGACCGTGCTGCGGCTGCTGCGCGACGGCGGGCTGATCCTGCCGTCGGAGTATCAGAAGCAGCGCCGGCAGCTGGCGAAGGATCGCAAGGCGGCGTTCGCGAAGAACCCGACCGGCCCGAACCAGGTCTGGCAGCTGGACTTCAGCGAGTTCGAGACCACCCAGGGCGGGATCTGGCGGATCGCGGGGTGTCGGGACTGGTTCTCGAAGCTGGAGCACCCGTTCCACGTGTCGCCGACCGCGAACCAGCACGACGCGATCGCCGCGATCGAGCTCGCTCTCGCCGACTACGAGGCGATGTTCGGTCACCCGCTCGTCGACGAATGTCACATCGATGAGGAGACCGGTGAAGTGCTGCCGGTGCTGACGATTGTGACAGACAACGGCGGTCCGTTCCGGTCGCTGAACTTCGAACTGTTCATCATGCGTCATCCGGAGCTACGGCACGTCCGCACCCGGGTGCGCACACCCGGCCAGAACGGGTCACGCGAACGCGGGTTCGGGACGCTGAAGTACGAGCGGCTGTTCCTCGATGAGATCCCCGACGCCTTGACGCTCGTCGAGCGCGCCGAGGACTACCGAATCGAGTACAACACCGAGCGCCCTCACGAGGCGATCTCCTGGAACCGGCCACTGGAGGTGCACCTGGGCCTGGCCGATCCCGCCATCCCCACCTTTGAAACCGAAGAAATCCTGCCAACTACTTGA
- a CDS encoding integrase core domain-containing protein, with amino-acid sequence MKGAAQSVGDAYDNSLAESQIGLYKSELIHHEGPWRDVDQVEAATASWVLWFNTERTHGSIDDLTPLEVEQLDYARNEPVERAG; translated from the coding sequence ATGAAGGGGGCGGCCCAATCCGTCGGCGACGCCTACGACAACTCTCTCGCGGAATCGCAGATCGGGCTCTACAAGTCCGAACTCATCCACCACGAAGGTCCCTGGCGTGACGTCGATCAGGTCGAGGCGGCGACCGCATCCTGGGTGCTCTGGTTCAACACCGAACGCACCCACGGCTCCATCGACGACCTCACACCCCTCGAGGTCGAGCAACTCGACTACGCTCGCAACGAACCGGTTGAAAGAGCCGGCTGA
- a CDS encoding IS3 family transposase (programmed frameshift) — MTNSRKRHTPEQVVRKLGQADRMLADGADVAAVCRELGVSEQTYYRWRNQYGGLKADDAKRLKELEKQNATLKRLLAEAELEKAALKELAGGKLLGPGRRRAAVAHLIRTLQVSERMACRLAGLSRSAYRRPLKGDTTADPDRALRDWLRAYAKKHPRWGYRRAYHDARGEGWAVNHKKIQRLWREEGLRVPQRRRRKRVGSSTVDAPAAVAPNLVWAVDFQFDADEQGRPIKICSIVDEHTRECIGGLVERSITADRLTAHLEDLAAVRGAPAVLRSDNGPEFISDAMADWAGTRTGLFYIPPGSPWHNGYVESFNSRLRDECLNINSFYSLLHAQVVIGDWKTEYNHDRRHSSLGYLAPVDYARQCTHQLETDDSHSDRTE; from the exons CGCCGACGGCGCGGACGTCGCGGCGGTGTGTCGGGAGCTCGGCGTGTCCGAGCAGACGTACTACCGGTGGCGGAACCAGTATGGCGGCCTGAAGGCCGACGACGCGAAGCGGCTCAAGGAGCTCGAGAAGCAGAACGCCACTCTGAAGCGACTGCTGGCCGAAGCGGAGCTGGAGAAGGCCGCGCTCAAGGAGTTGGCTG GAGGGAAACTTCTAGGCCCGGGTAGGCGCCGCGCCGCCGTCGCTCACCTGATCAGGACACTGCAGGTGAGCGAGCGGATGGCGTGCCGGCTGGCCGGGCTGAGTAGGTCCGCGTACCGTCGCCCGCTCAAGGGCGACACGACCGCCGACCCGGACAGGGCGTTGCGGGACTGGCTGCGCGCGTACGCAAAGAAGCACCCGCGGTGGGGATACCGCAGGGCCTACCACGACGCTCGCGGCGAGGGGTGGGCCGTGAATCACAAGAAGATCCAGCGGCTCTGGCGCGAGGAAGGCCTCCGTGTCCCCCAGCGGCGGCGGCGCAAACGCGTCGGATCCTCGACCGTCGATGCCCCGGCAGCGGTCGCCCCGAATCTCGTGTGGGCGGTGGACTTCCAGTTCGATGCCGACGAGCAGGGCCGCCCGATCAAGATCTGCTCCATCGTCGACGAGCACACCCGTGAATGCATCGGAGGGCTTGTCGAGCGGTCGATCACCGCGGACCGACTCACTGCCCACCTCGAGGACCTCGCCGCCGTCCGCGGCGCGCCCGCGGTGCTCAGATCAGACAACGGCCCGGAGTTCATCAGCGACGCGATGGCCGACTGGGCCGGCACCCGCACCGGCCTGTTCTACATTCCGCCCGGCTCGCCCTGGCACAACGGGTATGTCGAGTCGTTCAACAGCAGGCTCCGCGACGAGTGCCTGAACATCAACAGCTTCTACTCGCTGCTGCACGCCCAGGTCGTGATCGGCGACTGGAAGACCGAGTACAACCACGACCGCCGACACTCATCGCTCGGATACCTCGCACCGGTCGACTACGCTCGGCAATGCACCCATCAACTGGAAACCGACGACTCGCACAGCGACCGGACCGAATGA